TTATGTTTCAACGATTTAATCATGAGACGTAATTTCTTGTCGTGGAAGAGAGGTTTGCAATTAAATTACAATGTGACGAGATTAGAAGAATGGTGCAAGGGTCATGAAATCCAAGAAGGCTCTGgatatttaaatcatttgtTACAGGCAGCAAAGTTATTGCAATTACGTAAAAATACCCctgatgatattgaaattatttatgaaatttGTTACGCCTTGAAaccaattcaaattcaaaaattgatcTCACAATACTATGTCGCCGATTATGAAACACCAATAGCGCCAAATGTTTTGCAAGCGGTTGCAGATAGGGTTAAAGCTAATGATGGTACAAACAATGAtgatttgtttgaattAGTGTCAACTGATGGACATTTCAACGATCCATTTAGATCAGTAAATTTAAGACCATTTTCAAGAGTCGAAGCATACGTACCAGCATGGTTAAGTTTACCAGTAATAAGAAGAATTGTCGAATTAGTAGCCAAGAATGCATCTGTCCAAGAATCGAATAATTTCGatgaaaaggaagaaatgaatggatttgaaaatgaagttcCTACAACAGCCCAAGTATAGTGTATAGTGTATAAAGTAGTTTTTATGTTGATgtgatattaatatacaatgtttattatataatttatattattctcttggtattatttatttgcttgtctattaatttcttcagcGGTCTTAGTTTTCATCGTTAATGCATGAAGGCccttatttttgaattcatcatccaaAAGCTGGTACACAATTCTATGTCTGGACGGCATGGACTTaccaataaattcatcaCTTACAATCTCCATCGTGAAATGAGATTCTGTTTTATTCACTGCGTCCTTTACACCTGCGTGGTGGGAATGTTTAGCTGAATCATTATAAACCTTCAATAAAGATGGCTTCAAGTTTTCAACAATCTTAGTTATCATTACACGTTCGATTGGGCCATCGACCTCAGATGGGCATATTTGTCTTTTAATACTCGTAGACATGACACGATTTAAACTTCTATATTGTTTAAATACAGTATTTATAGAGCTTTTATACATTAGATCTATAATTATCTCTTGAATGTGGtttcattttttttcacttttATGATTACCTCGCATTTTATAGGCTTGATAGCCTGTGTcctaataaatatatgataaACGATAACTACGAGAAAGCTATAATATACAGCCTTTAGAAGCAATTTGAATTGTTGTCGATACAGCTACATGAATAGATATATAGCTAGTGGTTTATTACAGCTATTAATGAGATCAAATAAAACCTATACATTCGAAAATTAACGAACATTTCTAACAACCTTGTTCTTGTTGGCTTCTCTTTTAGCCTGTCTCTTACTCTTTTGAGGAGCCTCTGGTTCTTCTGGCTTTGTTTCGGGTTTGTTGCCTTTCAAACCTTTAACTAGACCGACAACTTTGAAAATGGCAAAGCCAGGAATAATGCTGTATAACCACCACACTTTATTGGTACCTAAAACAATCATcaatatatcaataatcCATGTAATGTACATTGTATCAAACATGTACTCGTATAATCCTTCATGTTTAACATCTTCACCagctttcaataattttctttgtcCCGACATTCTATCTACATCATATACTGGTCTTGCTGATTGTTCTATGATAAATTGGCAAAAGAAAGCAGGACACGAAAATAACAGGTACGGGATAAGTGACTTTGGTCTATTGAACACTAATAGTACCATAATTAcaattagatttattatcaCGGCAAGTAGATGGATTTGCTTAAGTATTTCAGTGTTAGCAGCTGCTAATTTTTTCATACTCTGTGACGCCATTTTGTACAAATATGCTTGTTAAgcttatttcaattatatgAGCAATTTCTATTCGATGTTGTAAATCCTAGGGAATCAACAGTAGCAAATGATTCACATTATTCTCTAAATTTCTCGAAAAAAAAGTGAACGAGCGTTCATAGTAAGATTGCCAATTTTACAGACatattggaaaaatgatgaattttgGCTCTAAGAATCAAATTACTAAGtcaattgataaagagTCTCTAGATCTTGTAAGTTGCTTGGATCCCTTTATAGttttaaatgattttttgTGATTATTACAGAATTTAAGGTATTCTGTACATATTTGCACATTTGCTGCAAAATTATGCAATTTAGTGttgaatatcattaattatatgTGGTAAAACTGGCCAAGAATGGTAACATATATATCATCTTGCAAGGTTTTGGATAGGAGGGGTATTCTAAGCAGACACCTAAACTACAATAAGCTCAAGCAATTATTTACGTTATAAATTAAgtttacaaaattattgagGCGATGGAATATACGAAATACAGTAAGGGATGCTATTATTGTACATTTCTAATTGGATTTCTTGACTGAGGCAACGGCTGGCAATTGAATTGGATCAGTCAACTTTTGAATCAATCCCTTCAACCTTATGTTGTAGTACTCGCTTAATGAAGAAGGCAATTTACCACTTAAAAGAACCTGATTGATCTTCATATCCCATTGGCTTACAATCTCTTGCGTGTATCTGTTCGAAATGTATCTCAATTTCAAGAATACAACGACCGCAGCGAATACCGAAGTATTCACCACAACGAAAAGTGGAATCCTAAAGATCTGAACAAACATAAGTGGAATAGTAAAAAGGAACCCACTGAGTAACAAGAACTCAGCATTAGCAGCCATTAATAATGCTTGTTGATTGTATGTCGAAGTGAAGTGGTTGATTTTCGCATTCCAGTTCTGTTGTTGCAACTTGTTAAGAGGCATAGATCCGAGCAAATTAGTCTGGAAGTACGTCAACACATGGAAAATAGAAAAGATCGTGAAAGAATACAATCCTCCGGCAACTCCACCAATCGTTCCACTGCTCAAAAGGAAAACTAACGCAAGTAAAAAGTATTGAACATTGTCATCTCTCACCAACCTGGCCCTCAACTCCCGATCACGGGCCACCTtaccaattccaaaaatacCACTATTTTTGAAGTGAATTTGCTTAATAACGATCCCATATGTAAATAATACCGCAACTAATGCACAGTTGTAATATTTGGCCGACCGGCTGAAAAATGAGCTGACCATGTTcaagataaagaaaataatctCCAAAACATGTCCCACAAACCAATAGAATTGCTTCGACAGTGCTAACGTTGCAATTGTTTGACCAAAAGATTTGGCTTGTActttattttgtttttctGACATTGTAATAAGAAGAGCTCGGTCAATGTCTTTACTATGGCAAATCAAAGTGGCGTATTCCTCTTAATTCCAGTCTATTGTTAATATAGTAGATTTTTCACCGCAATCTAAGATAACCAAATTTCGCAGGTTAAGTGAAATTGGccataattattttacGGGTTATATACCGTCTACAAAAGGGTCATGAAACCCAAGGATTAGGCAGTTTTTCAAGTAAAGTAACTCGGTCTTTCTT
The nucleotide sequence above comes from Debaryomyces hansenii CBS767 chromosome A complete sequence. Encoded proteins:
- a CDS encoding DEHA2D05566p (similar to uniprot|Q3E793 Saccharomyces cerevisiae YAL044W-A); protein product: MYKSSINTVFKQYRSLNRVMSTSIKRQICPSEVDGPIERVMITKIVENLKPSLLKVYNDSAKHSHHAGVKDAVNKTESHFTMEIVSDEFIGKSMPSRHRIVYQLLDDEFKNKGLHALTMKTKTAEEINRQANK
- a CDS encoding DEHA2D05610p (weakly similar to uniprot|Q12144 Saccharomyces cerevisiae YLR064W) — encoded protein: MSEKQNKVQAKSFGQTIATLASSKQFYWFVGHVLEIIFFILNMVSSFFSRSAKYYNCALVAVLFTYGIVIKQIHFKNSGIFGIGKVARDRELRARLVRDDNVQYFLLALVFLLSSGTIGGVAGGLYSFTIFSIFHVLTYFQTNLLGSMPLNKLQQQNWNAKINHFTSTYNQQALLMAANAEFLLLSGFLFTIPLMFVQIFRIPLFVVVNTSVFAAVVVFLKLRYISNRYTQEIVSQWDMKINQVLLSGKLPSSLSEYYNIRLKGLIQKLTDPIQLPAVASVKKSN
- a CDS encoding DEHA2D05588p (similar to uniprot|Q99382 Saccharomyces cerevisiae YLR065c); the protein is MASQSMKKLAAANTEILKQIHLLAVIINLIVIMVLLVFNRPKSLIPYSLFSCPAFFCQFIIEQSARPVYDVDRMSGQRKLLKAGEDVKHEGLYEYMFDTMYITWIIDILMIVLGTNKVWWLYSIIPGFAIFKVVGLVKGLKGNKPETKPEEPEAPQKSKRQAKREANKNKVVRNVR